GGGGAATTTCCCCGCCCTTCGTCATTTCAGAAGCGCGCCGCTCAGCGCTTGAGGATCGAGCGGCCGGCGTATTCCGCCGCCTCGCCCAGCATTTCCTCGATGCGGATCAGCTGGTTGTACTTGGCGAGCCGGTCCGACCGGGCCAGCGAGCCGGTCTTGATCTGGCCGCAGTTGGTGGCGACGGCGAGGTCGGCGATGGTGGCGTCCTCGGTCTCGCCCGAGCGGTGCGACATCACGTTGGTGTAGCGCGCGCGGTGGGCCATATCGACGGCCTTCAGCGTCTCGGACAGCGAGCCGATCTGGTTGACCTTCACCAGCATCGAGTTCGCCACGCCCTGCTCGATGCCCATGGCGAGGCGCTCGGGGTTGGTGACGAAGAGATCGTCGCCGACCAGCTGGACCTTGTCGCCGAGCGCTTCGGTCAGCAGCTTCCAGCCTTCCCAGTCATCCTCGGCGCAACCATCTTCAATGGAGATGATCGGGTATTCTTCGCAGAGCTTGGCGAGGTAGGCGACGTTCTCGGCGGAGGTGAGCGAGAGGCCTTCGCCCTTCATCTCGTACTTGCCATTCTTGAAGTATTCGGTCGAGGCGCAGTCGAGCGCGAGGTAGATGTCCTCGCCGGGCTTGTAGCCGGCCTTCTCGATCGATTTCAGGATGAAGTCGAGCGCGTCCTTGGTCGAGGCGAGTTCCGGCGCGAAGCCGCCCTCGTCGCCGAGGCCGGTCGACATGCCCGCCGCCGAAAGCTCCTTCTTCAGCGTGTGGAAGACTTCCGAACCCATGCGCACGGCGTCGCGGATGTTCTCCGCCGAGACCGGCATGATCATGAATTCCTGGATGTCGATCGGGTTGTCGGCATGCTCGCCGCCGTTGATGATGTTCATCATCGGGACGGGCAGCATCCGCGCCGAGGTGCCGCCGACGTAGCGGTAGAGCGGCTGGCCGGTGAATTCCGCCGCCGCCTTGGCCACCGCCAGCGAGACACCGAGGATGGCGTTGGCGCCGAGCCGGCCCTTGTTGTCGGTGCCGTCGAGCTCGATCATCGCCATGTCGATGGCAAGCTGCTCGGTGGCGTCGAAGCCGACGATGGTCTCGGCGATCTCGCCGTTGACCGCGGCCACGGCCTCGAGCACGCCCTTGCCCATGTAGCGCGACTTGTCTCCGTCGCGCTTCTCGACGGCCTCGTGCACGCCGGTCGAGGCGCCCGAGGGCACCGCGGCGCGGCCCATGGTGCCGTCTTCCAGCGTGACGTCGACTTCGACGGTGGGATTGCCGCGGCTGTCGAGGATTTCGCGGGCGTGAATGTCGATGATGATGCTCATGGGTCCCTCGCAAAGGAATGGGTTCGCGAGAGCTATAGCAGGGGTGCGGCGGATGTAAATAATCGTGCTAACGCTAACAGTGCCTGTTCCCATGGGGTTGCGCTAACAACCCCATGGGCTTGCAGCATTGTTTTTTGCCCTGCCGCGAAACGCCCCTAGGTTTTTGCTGCAGGTGCAAAGGCAATCGGCAGCAGGAAAGGCCGCGCGAGGGCCGCCGGGGGAGGACGGCGCCCTGCGGAGATTAGGCATGGAACAGGAACTGAGCGAGATCGGCCAGCAGGTCGCCGAGATGTCTGACCTTGACTTGCTCGAGCGGCAGGTCGCGGATTTCTCCGAGACGGTCGAGGCGATCCTGCCGGTGCTGCCAGGTTGGGTCATGCCGCTGGCGGTGCTGGGGCTGGCCTTCGTGATCGGGGTGCTGGCCTACCGGCTGGTGTTCGGACTTCTGACGCGTTTGGTGGCCGGGCGCGACCTCTTCTGGCGCAGCCTCGTGTCGCGCACGCGGCGGCCGCTGCGCATGGGGCTGGTGGTGTTCTTCCTTGCCATCGGCGTCGCCGTCGCGCCGATGGGGGCGGACTGGCGGGACCTTGCGCAGCACGCGCTGCTCATCGCCTTCATCGTGCTGGTGGCTTGGGTGATCCACACCGCGCTCAACATCTGGACCACGGTGCACCTGCGCAAGTTCTCGCTCGACGCCGAGGACAACACGCTGGCGCGCAAGCACGTCACGCAGAGCCGCATCCTCGTGCGGCTGGCGGGCTGGCTGATCCTCATCGTCACGGTCTCGGCCATGCTGATGACCTTTCCGGGCGTGCGGCAATGGGGCGTGTCGCTGCTGGCCTCGGCGGGGGCGGCGGGGATCGTCGTGGGCTTTGCCTTCCAGCCGGTGCTGAAGAACCTCATCGCCGGGATCCAGCTGGCGATCACCCAGCCGATCCGCATCGACGACGCGGTGATCGTCGAGGGCGAGTGGGGCTGGATCGAGGAGATCACCGGCACCTACGTGGTGATCAAGATCTGGGACTGGCGGCGGCTGATCGTGCCGCTGAGCTACTTCATCGAACAGCCGTTCCAGAACTGGACGCGCGACGGGGCCTCGCTGATCGGCGGCGTGCTGCTCTATCTCGACCATTGCGCCGACATCCAGCGCATCCGCGACCGCATGGGCGAGATCTGCCGCGAGAGCGAGCTCTGGGACGGCAACGTGTGCCACCTGCAGGTCAACGACTTCCGCGAGCGGGTGATGGAGATCCGCATCCTCGCCTCGGCCCGCAATGCGCCGCGCACCTACGACCTGCGCTGCGAGATCCGCGAGAAGCTGATCACCTTCATCCAGCGCGAGATGCCCGAGGCACTGCCCCGCACGCGCGAGACGGTCTCGGTGGATGCGGCGCACCGGGCGAGCTCGCCGGGGATCGAGGTGGTGGGCGGCTGAGCCGCCGCCTCAGAGCCCCCGGTCCACGTCCCGCTGCTGCGCGCGCAGCAGCCGGTGCTCGCGCACGAAGGTGTAGAGCCCCGCGGTGAGGATCAGCGCCGCCCCGGCATAAGTCCAGCCGTCGGGACGGTCGCCGAAGAACAGGATGCCGAGGCTCGCGGTGAAGATCAGCCGCGTGTAGCGGAAGGGCGAGACCGCGGCGACCTCGGCAAGGCGCATCGCCGTGGTGACGGCAAGATAGCCGCCCGCGGTCACCGCCACCGCCGCCGCGATGGGCAGCATGGCGGGCGGGGTGAAGACCGGCGCCGAGCCGGAGAGCAGCATCAGCACCAGCCCGACCGGCGCGATCGAGACCATGCCCCAGGCCGAGACCACGACCGAGGGGATCTCGGCGGGCAGGGTGCGGGTGACGAGATCGCGCGCCGCAAGCCCGATCACCCCGACCACGGCGAAGACCGTCCAGCCCGAGAACTCGGCGCCGAAGGGGCGGATCACCATCAGCATGCCGACGAGGCCGACACCGATCGCCGACCAGCGCCGCCAGCCGACGCTCTCGCCGAGGAACAGCGCCGCGCCGAGCGTCACCGCCAGCGGCGCGGTCTGCATGATCGCCGCCATGACCGAGAGCGGGATGTGCGACAGGCCGATGATCATGCCGAGGCCGCCGACCATCTCGAAGACGTTGCGCAGCAGCACCCGCGGGTGGAAGGCGTCGGCGCGGCGCAGCGGCAGCTTCCTGAGCCGCGCGAGGATCAGGAAGACGCAGCAGCCGCCGAGGCCGATGGCCATCATCACCTGCCCCGAAGAGGCCGCGCGGGTCGAGAGCTTGATGAAGGCATCGCTGAGGGCCAGCAATGCCATGCCAAGCACCATCAGCGAGATGGCGCGTAGGGTATCCATGGTCTTGTCTTTCGTTCAGGTGATGACGTCGGGCTCGGTCCGGCCGGTGCGGGTGCGGATGCCGGCGATGGCCTCGGCGGCGGCGATGACCGGGGCGAGCGCCTCCTGCGGGTCGAGCGCGAAGCTTGCGGGATCGGTCTCGACCTTCTCGAGGTAGACGCGCAGAGTCGCGCCCTCGGTGCCGGTGCCCGAGAGCCGCAGCACCAGCCGCGAGCCGCCCTCGAAACCGATCTGAAGCCCCTGGTTCTCGGACCGCGAGCCATCGACCGGGTCGTCATAGGCGAATTCCTCGGCGGAGGTGACGGTCATGCCCGCGACCTCGGTGCCGGGCAGGGTGGCGAGCTGGTCGCGCACGTGGTCCATCAGCCCGTTCGCCGCGCCCGCATCGACGCCCTCGTAATCGTGACGCGAGTAGTAGTTGCGGCCGTATTGCTGCCAGTGCGCCTCCATCAGCTCGGCGACCGAGCACTGCTTCTGGGCCAGCACGTTGAGCCAGAAGAGCACGGCCCAGAGCCCGTCCTTCTCGCGCACGTGGTCCGAGCCGGTGCCGGCGCTTTCCTCGCCGCAGAGCGTGGCGCGGCCGGCGTCGAGCAGGTTGCCGAAGAACTTCCAGCCGGTGGGGGTGGCGTAGCAGTCGATGCCGAGGCTCTCGGCGACGCGGTCCACCGCGCCCGAGGTCGGCATCGAGCGCGCGACGCCCTTGAGCCCGCCCGCGTAGGCCGGAACCAGCGTGGCATTGGCGGCGAGCACGGCAAGGCTGTCCGAGGGGGTCACGTAGCAGTGCCGCCCGACGATCATGTTGCGGTCGCCGTCCCCGTCAGACGCGGCGCCGAAATCGGGGGCGTGGTCGCCCATCATCTCGTCCATCAGGGTCTTGGCCCAGATCGGGTTCGGATCGGGGTGGCCCTCGCCGAAATCGGGCAGCGGGATCGCGTTGATCACCGTGCCGGGGCCCGCGCCGAGGTCCTCTTCGAGGATCATCCGCGCATAGGGGCCGGTCACCGCGTGCATCGCGTCGAAGCGCATGGTGAAGCCCGAGCGGAAGAGCGCGTGGATCGCCTCGAAGTCGAAGATCTCCTTCATCAGCTCGGCGTAGTCGGCAACCGGATCGACGATCTCGATCTCCATGTCGCCGAGCATGACGGTGCCGGTGCCGGCCAGGCCGACGTCCTGGCTCTCGAGGATCTTGAACTCGGTGATCGTCCTGGTCGCCTCGAAGATCCTGTCGGTGATGGCTTCCGGCGCGGGGCCGCCGTTGGCGGCGTTGTACTTCACGCCGAAATCGCCCTCGGGGCCGCCGGGGTTGTGGCTGGCCGACAGGATGATGCCGCCGTCCGCGCCGCGCTTGCGGATGAGGTTCGAGGCGGCCGGGGTCGAGAGCAGCGCGCGCTCGCCGACGATGACCTTCTTCGCGCCGCTGGCCGCGGCCATGCGCAGCACGACCTGCGCCGCCTGCGAATTGAAGTGCCGCCCGTCACCGCCGAGAACGAGGGTCTTGCCTTCGACGCCGCCGATGCCGTTCCAGATGCTTTGAATGAAATTTTCGAGGTAATGGTGCCCCTGGAAGACCGGGGTCTTCTTGCGCAGGCCGGAGGTGCCCGGCTTCTGGCCCTCGATCGGCGCGGTGGAAACGGTGCGAATGTGCGTCATGGATGTCTCCTTCGCCCGGATGCATCCATGATCCGGGCGGCATTGGCAAGAACGGGTGTGTTTGCAATCTCTTGTGGGCCGAAGGGCAGGCGCTGGCGCCAGTTGGGATATTCCGAGACGGTGCCCGGAAGGTTGGGCTGGACGTCGCTGTCCAGCAGGTCCTCGACCTGCAGCGCCACGAGGCGGGATCGGGTCGCGGCGAGGACGTGGAACATCGCCTCGGGGGCCTCGGGCGGCAGGCCGTTGCGGAACTGGCCGCTGAGCCAGTCGAAACCCGCCAGCTCGCGCCCGCGCCAGCCGCGCATGCCGACCGCGTGGTCGCGCGGGGTGAGGCCGATGGCTTCGCGGATGTCGATCTCGCGGCCCGCGCGCCAGCCCTTCCAGGTGGGCAGGTCATGCGTGGTGAAACTGGCGATCACCGCCTCGTCGTAGGCCTCGGGGCGCTTGAACTCGGGCGGATCGCCGCGCTGCTCGAAGCAGGCGAGGCGGCAGCCCAGCAGGCCGCTGTCGTCCATCGCGTGGTGCAGCCCGTCGGGGATCACGCCGAGATCCTCGCCGATGATCACCCCGCCGCAGCGCGCCGCCTCGATCCGGGCGACGGCGAACATCGCCTCGCGCGGCATCTGCACGTAGGCGCCGGGCAAGCCGCCATCGTCGGGCACCCAGTAGGCGCGCTCGAAGCCGATGATGTGGTCGATCCGCAGCATGCCGCAGAAGCGCAGCTGCTGGCGCAGGGTGAGCGCCAGCGCCTCGAAGCCGGTCTCTTCCAGCGAGACCGGGTTGAACGGGGCAAGGCGCCAGTTCTGGCCCTGCGGCGCAAAGGCGTCGGGCGGGGCGCCGAGGCTGGCGCCGGTGGCAAAGCTGGCGCGGTCGGTCCAGGTCTCGGCCCCGTGCGGATGCGTGCCGACGGCAAGATCGAGGTAGAGCCCGTGGCTCATCCCCGCCTTGACCGCCCGGCGCTGCGCCTCGGCCACGGCGCCCTCGGCGGCATATTGCAGCCAGGCGTGGAAGCGGACGCGGTCCGCGAGGTCGCGCGCGGCCTGCAGCGACTGCGGGCTCTTCGGGTCCTGGTAGGCGGCCTCCCAGCCGTCCCAGTAGGCGCCGAGCTTTTCCGAGAGCGCCTGGTGCAGGGCGAAGCGCTGCAGCTCGTCGCCCTCGTGCCGCAGCCAGGCATCGAAGCCGGGGCCGGGCGGGGCGTTCAGGTACTCGGCCTCGAGCGCGGCGAGCCGGGCCGGGGTCTCGGCGGCGAAATCCACCACCGGGCCCGGCGCGGCGCTGGTGCCGGTGGGCAGGTAGAGCGGCGAGAGGCGGCGGCGGTGCGACGGGGTATAGGGGCTGAAGCCGCCGGGGTCAGCGACGTGGAACCCGGCATGGATCGGGTTGATGCCTAGGAACCCCGCGCCCTGCGCGCCGGCGCCCTCGGCCATGATCGCAAGATCGTCGAAGCTGCCGATGCCGCCCTGCGCCGCCGGGCGCAGGCAGGCCAGCGGCACCATCAGCCCCCAGCCGCGCTCGGGCAGCGGCAGGCGGGTCGGCGCGCTCAGCAGCCAGCAGGTCTCGCCGCCGCTTTCGAGCCGGTGCCGCCCCATCGGCAGCGCGGGCAGGCGGCCGTCACCCTCGAGTGCGCGGCCATCCTCGAGCGTGATCGTCCAGGCCCCCGGCAGGCCCAGCGTCGGCGGCTCGCCCCGGGTGCAGACATGCCATTTCGGCAGGTCGCGCACCGGCAGCGGCGCCTCACCCGCAAGGCCCATGGCGGCGAGCAGCGCGGCCTTGGTCTCGGGCGGGGTGCTGTGCCAGGTGCCGTAGAGATCTCGGTATTCGCCGAGGATCCCGGCCTGCGTCGCTCGGGTGTCGAGATCGTTCATGCGGGCTCCTCCGCCAGCAGCAGGACGGAGTTCGCCGCCAGCGTGACCGTGCCGCCGCGGATCGCGAGCGGCGCGGCGGTGGGATCGGACGTGTCGATGTGGCGTACCCAGCCGAAGCCCTCGCCGGGCTCGGGCAGGGTCAGCTCGACCGCCTCGCCGGCGTTGAGCGCGAGGTAGATCGCCTCCTCGCGCTGCTTGTAGAGCGGCGTGCCCGAGGCCATGCGCAGCTCGGCGGACAGCACCTTGAGATGGCCGTTGGTCCAGTCGGCGCGGGTCATCTCCTGCCCGTCGGGCCGCCACCAGAAGAGGTCGGGCACGCCGTCGACCCGTCGCGGCCGCGAATGCAGGTAGCGGCGCTGGCGCAGGATCGGGTGGGCCTTGCGGAAGGCGATGAGCTTGCGGGTGAAGGCAAGAAACGCCTCGTCGGGCTCGGTCCAGTCGATCCAGCCGGTCTCGTTGTCCTGTGCGTAGGCGTTGTTGTTGCCGCCCTGCGAATTGCCGATCTCGTCCCCGGCAAGGATCATCGGCGTGCCCTGACTCAGCAGCAGCGTCGCCATGAGGTTGCGGCGGCGCAGGGCGCGGGCCTCGAGAATCTCTGGATCATCCGTCGGGCCCTCGATGCCCATGTTGTCCGAGTAGTTCTCGCCGTGCCCGTCGCGGTTGTTCTCGCCGTTCGCCTCGTTGTGGCGCGCGTTGTACGAGACGAGATCGGTCAGCGTGAACCCGTCATGCGCGGTGAGCAGGTTGACCGAGGCGGTGGCGTTGCGCCCGGAATGGTCGAAGAGCCCGGCCGAGCCGGTGATCCGGTCGGCCATCACCGGCACGTGCCCCAGATCGCCGCGCCAGAACCGCCGCACCCCGTCGCGGTACTGGTCGTTCCATTCGCTGAAGGGCGGCGGGTAGCCGCCGAGCTGGTAGCCGCCGGGGCCGATGTCCCAGGGCTCGGCGATGAGCTTGCGCGCGGCCAGCACCGGGTCCTGCCGCAGCGCCTTGAAGAAGGCGGAGTTGCGGTCGAACCCCTGCGGCGTGCGCCCGAGCGTCGAGCAGAGGTCGAAGCGGAAGCCGTCGACGCCCATGGTGGTCGCCCAGTAGCGCAAGGAGTCCATCACCATGCGCAGCACCATCGGGTGGTCGAGGTTCAGCGTGTTGCCGGTGCCGGTGTCGTTGATGTAGAGGCGCCGGTCCTCGGGCAGGCGGTAGTAGCTGAGGTTGTCGAGCCCGCGGAAGCAGAGCGTCGGGCCATGCTCGTCGCCCTCGCAGCTGTGGTTGTAGACCACGTCGAGGATCACCTCGATCCCCGCGGCGTGCAGCCGGGCGACCATGTGCTGGAACTCCCAGAGCGCGCCCTGCGTGAGATAGCGCGGATCGGGCGCGAAGAAGCCCAGCGTCTGGTAGCCCCAGTAGTTGCGCAGCCCCTTGTCGAAGAGGAACTTGTCGTTGATGAAGGCCTGCACCGGGAGGAGCTCGACCGCGGTGATGCCGAGCTTGGTGAGGTACTCGAGCACCGGGTCCGAGGCGATGCCGAGAAAGCTGCCCGGGTGCTCGGCGCCGGGAAAGCGCTGGGTGAGCCCCTTCACATGCGCCTCGTAGATCACGCTTTTCGCAAGCCGCGTCTCGGGCGGCTTGATGCCGCCCCAGTCAAAGCTCGTGTCCTCGACGATCCCCTTGCACATGAAGGGCGCGCTGTCGGTGGTGCTGCGGGTCTCGCCGCCGCCGAAGAGCGCCTCGTTCCACACCGGGTGGCCGGTAATGCGCCGGGCGTAGGGGTCGAGCAGCAGCTTGTTGGGGTTGAAGCGGTGGCCCTGCTTGGGCTGGAAGGGGCCGTCGACGCGGTAGCCGTACTGCTGGCCCGGCGTCAGCCCCGGCACCCGCCCGTGCCAGACATCGCCGTCGCGCTCGGGCAGGGCGAGCCGGTGGGTTTCCGTGCCATCCTCGTCGAAAAGGCAGAGCGTGACGGCCTCGGCATGGGCGGAAAACACCGCGAAATTCACGCCATCACCGTCGAATGTCGCACCGAGCGGGCTGGCGGACCCCGCGAGGATGACCGGCTCGCTCATTCGTGCCTCATGGAGTCTTGGCCTTGACCATGTCTTGGTAGAGCGCCGCGTATTTCGCCGCCGAATGGGTCCAGCTGACCGGGGTGGCCATGGCGTTGGTCATCATCCGCGTCCAGGTTTCCTTGTCCTGGTACAGGTTTACCAGCTTCATCAGCGCCTGTGCCAGAGCCTGGGCCGTAACCGGGTGGAATTGGATGCCGGTCGCGCAGCCCGCTGCCAATCCGGCAGGCGATGCGTTGATCACCGTGTCGGCAAGGCCGCCGGTGAGCGCCACCAGCGGCAGCGTGCCGTAGCGCAGCCCGTACATCTGGGTCAGCCCGCAGGGCTCGAAGCGCGAGGGCACCAGAATCGCGTCGCCCCCGGCCATCAGCCGGTGCGCGAAATCCTCGTCGTAGCCGATGCGCACCGCGACGCCCGGGTGCTTCTGCGCCTTGCGCTGGAAGGCCTCCTCGAGCCCCGGGTTGCCGGCCCCCAGCAGCGCCAGTTGGCCGCCGCGGTCGAGCAGCGCGGGCAGGGCCTGCATCAGGATGTCGAGCCCCTTCTGCTCGGTCAGGCGCGAGATCACCACGCAGAGCGGGCCGGGCCAGTCGGTCGGCAGGTCGAGCTCCTTGCGCAGCGCCGCCTTGTGCTTGGCCTTCTCCGCGATGGTCTTGTAGGGCGGCGTCCAGATCGCCTCGTCGATGCCGTTGAGAATGCCGACCATGTCCTCCTGCCGCTCGCGCAGCACACCGTCGAGCCCCATGCCGAATTCCTTGGTCATCAGCTCGGAGGCATAGGTGGGCGAGACGGTCGAAAGCCTGTCGGCGTAGACCAGCCCCGCCTTCAGCGCCGAGACGCTGTCCCAGAACTCGTAGCCGCGCTGGTGGAAGCCGGTGCGCGGCAGGCCGAGCGTGCCGATGCGCGCCGCCGAGGCCATGCCCTGGAAGGCGATGTTGTGGATGGTCATCAGCGTCGCGACCCGGCCCGCGGCGCCCAGCTCGCGCAGGTAGAGCGGGGTGAAGCCGGCCTGCCAGTCGTGGCAGTGCAGGATCTGCGGGAACCAGCCCTCGATCCCGTCGGCGCCGATCATTGCCGCGACCGAGCTCAGCGCGGCGAAACGCTCGGGGTTGTCGCGCCAGTCGTTGCCCGACTTGTCCATGTAGGGCCCTCCGTCGCGGTCGAAGAGATGCGGCGCCTCGAGCACGTAGAGCACCTGCTCCCCGGAGCCGTTCGCCAGCGGCGCCCTGAGCACCCGCGCCGGCCCGCCGAAGAGATCGCCGTATTCCGCCACCACCGTCTGCGTCGGCAGGTTGGCGATGACCTGCCGGTAGCCCGGCAGCAGCACCCGCATGTCGACCCCGTGCACCGCCAGCGCGCCGGGCAGGGCGCCGACCACGTCGGCCAGCCCTCCGGTCTTGATCAGCGGGACACATTCCGAGGCGACAGACAGGACACGAGTCATTTGGCGGCTTCCCTCCGGTCGAGCATACCTTGCGTGATCAGCGTCACGCCCCCGGCGGTGACACGGAACCACTTTGCGTCTTCCTCCGGATCCTCGCCGACCACAAGCCCTTCGGGAATATGCACGCCGCGATTGACCACCGTGTTTGTCAGCCGCGCGTACCTCGAGACGTAGACATTGGGCAGAAGTACCACACGTTCGAGCGAAGCATATGAATTCGTGTGCACCTTGGTGAACAGAAGCGACTCGCGGATCTCGGTGCCGGAGACGATGCAGCCGCCCGCGATGAGCGAGCTGACGGCCGATCCGCGGCGGTCCTCCTCGTCGTGGATGAACTTGGCGGGGGGCACGACCTCGGCATAGGTCCAGATCGGCCAGTCGGTGTCCCAGAGGTCGAGCTCGGGGTCGAAGTTGGTCAGGTCGATGTTGGCGCGCCAGAAGGCATCGACCGTGCCGACGTCGCGCCAGTAGGCGGGCTTGCCGGGCTCGCGCACGCAGCTGTCCTCGAAGCGGTGCGCCTGCGCGCCGCCCGCGGCGACGATCTCGGGGATCATGTCGTTGCCGAAGTCGTGGCTCGAGCTTTCCGAGCCCAGATCCTCCATCAGCTTGCCGCGCAGGTACTTCCAGTCGAAGACGTAGATGCCCATGCTGACCAGCGTCTTGTCGGGATCGTCGGGCAGGCCGGGCGGGTCCTTGGGCTTCTCGAGGAACGAGGTGATCCGGTCGCTGTCGTTCACCGCCATGCAGCCGAAGGCGCTGGCCTCGGAGCGGTCGACCGTCAGGCAGCCCACGGTCACCTGCGCGCCGCTGTCGACGTGCTGCTCGAGCATCTCCTCGTAGTCCATCTTGTAGATGTGGTCGCCCGCGAGGATGACGATGTAGTCGATGTCGTAGCTGTCGATGATGTCGATGTTCTGCGCCACCGCGTCGACCGTGCCGCGATACCACGTCTGTTCGTTGTAGCGCTGCGAGGCGGGCAGGATGTCGAGGAACTCGTTCCGCTCGGCGCGGAAGAAGTTCCAGCCGCGCTGGCAGTGGCGGATCAGGCTGTGCGCCTTGTACTGCGTCGCGAGCGCGATCTTGCGGATCCCCGAGTTCAGCGCGTTGGACAGGGCGAAGTCGATGATCCGGGCCTTGCCGCCAAAATACACGGCAGGCTTGACGCGAAAATTCGTCAACTCGTGCAGGCGCGAGCCGCGTCCGCCCGCCAGCACGAAGGCCATGCTCCGGCTCGCGAGCCTGTGGGAACGTCGGGGCATTCGTCTCCTCCTTTAACTAAATGCAACATGTCGGGCACGGCCATGACACGGGTATGAATGGATCAGCTTTCCTCGCGGACGAGGAAGATCGCCGAAAGCGGCGGAAGGAAGAGCTCGGCCGAGGCGGGGTAGCCGTGGCTGGGCTCGTCGTCGGCGATGACGCGGCCGAAATTCCCGCGATTGCCACCGCCGTAGATGCCTGCATCGGTGTTCAGCGCCTCGCGCCAGACGCCGGTGTCGGGAAGGCCGATGCGATAGCTCGGCTGCTCGGCAGGCGTGAAATTGCAGATCACCGCGACCTCGGGCTCGTCGGCGCGGCCGCGCCGGATCCACGAGAAGACCGAGTTGCCGGTGTCGCCGCCGGCGATCCAGCCGAAACCCTCGGGCTCGCAATCCTTGGCGTGCAGCGCCGGCGTGTCGCGGTAGAGCACGTTGAGATCGCGGATCAGCCGCTGGATGCCGGCGTGCTGCGGATCGGAGAGGCAGGGCCAGTCGATCTCGGCGTCGTGGTTCCACTCGCTGGCCTGCGCGAACTCCTGCCCCATGAACAGCAGCTTCTTGCCCGGATGGCCCCACATGAAGCCGTAATAGGCGCGCAGGTTGGCGAATTTCTCCCAGCCGTTGCCGGGCATCTTGCCCAGCATCGAGCCCTTGCCGTGCACCACCTCGTCATGGCTGATCGGCAGGATGAAATTCTCAGAGAAGGCGTAGACCAGCCCGAAGGTCATCTGGTGGTGGTGGTAGCTGCGGTAGATCGGATCCTTGCGGATGTACTCGAGCGTGTCGTTCATCCAGCCCATGTTCCACTTGAAGCCGAAGCCGAGCCCGCCCTGATCCACCGGGGCGGAGACTCCGGGATAGGCGGTGCTTTCCTCGGCCACGGTCATGATGCCGGGGTGCTGGCCGTAGCACTCGGTGTTCATCCGGCGCAGCATCGAGATCGCCTCGTAATTCTCGCGCCCGCCGTCCTTGTTCGGCACCCATTCGCCGTCGGGGCGGGAGTAGTCGCGGTAGAGCATCGAGGCGACCGCGTCCACGCGCAGCCCGTCGGCGTGATATTCCTCGAGCCAGTAGAGCGCGTTGGCGGTGAGGTAGTTGGCCACCTCGGCGCGGCCGTAGTTGTAGATCAGCGTGTTCCAGTCGTGGTGGAAGCCTTCCTTGGGATCGGCATGTTCATAGAGCGCGGTGCCGTCGAAGCGGCCGAGCCCGTGCGCGTCGGTGGGGAAGTGGCCGGGCACCCAGTCGAGGATCACCCCGATCCCGGCAAGGTGCGCGGCGTTGACGAGGTCGCGGAACTCGTGCGGCAGCCCGTGGCGGATGGTCGGGGCGAACATGCCGATCGGCTGGTAGCCCCACGAGCCGTCGAACGGGTACTCGCTGACCGGCAGCAGTTCGATATGGGTGAAGCCCATGGCGGCCACGTAGTCGACCAGTTCCTCCGCCGCCTCGACGTAGGAGATCGGCCGCCCCCAGTCCTTGCGCCGCCACGAGGGCAGGTGGACCTCGTAGATCGAGATCGGGGCGCTGCGGCTCTGCGCCTGCGCGCGGGTCTCGAACCAGTCCTCGTCGGACCAGCCGTAGCCCGAGATGTCGCGCACGATCGAGGCATTGGCGGGCGGGTGTTCCGAGCCGAAGCCGATCGGGTCGGCCTTGCGCGGCATGACGCTGCCATCGGGGCCGACGATCTCGTAGCGGTAGAAGGCGCCGTCGCCGACGCCGGGCAGGAAGATCTCCCACACGCCGGTGGCACCGCGCCGTCGCATCGGGTGGCGCAACCCGTCCCACCAGTTGAAATCGCCCACCACCGAGACCCGCCGGGCATTGGGCGCC
The Salipiger sp. H15 DNA segment above includes these coding regions:
- the eno gene encoding phosphopyruvate hydratase, encoding MSIIIDIHAREILDSRGNPTVEVDVTLEDGTMGRAAVPSGASTGVHEAVEKRDGDKSRYMGKGVLEAVAAVNGEIAETIVGFDATEQLAIDMAMIELDGTDNKGRLGANAILGVSLAVAKAAAEFTGQPLYRYVGGTSARMLPVPMMNIINGGEHADNPIDIQEFMIMPVSAENIRDAVRMGSEVFHTLKKELSAAGMSTGLGDEGGFAPELASTKDALDFILKSIEKAGYKPGEDIYLALDCASTEYFKNGKYEMKGEGLSLTSAENVAYLAKLCEEYPIISIEDGCAEDDWEGWKLLTEALGDKVQLVGDDLFVTNPERLAMGIEQGVANSMLVKVNQIGSLSETLKAVDMAHRARYTNVMSHRSGETEDATIADLAVATNCGQIKTGSLARSDRLAKYNQLIRIEEMLGEAAEYAGRSILKR
- a CDS encoding mechanosensitive ion channel family protein; its protein translation is MEQELSEIGQQVAEMSDLDLLERQVADFSETVEAILPVLPGWVMPLAVLGLAFVIGVLAYRLVFGLLTRLVAGRDLFWRSLVSRTRRPLRMGLVVFFLAIGVAVAPMGADWRDLAQHALLIAFIVLVAWVIHTALNIWTTVHLRKFSLDAEDNTLARKHVTQSRILVRLAGWLILIVTVSAMLMTFPGVRQWGVSLLASAGAAGIVVGFAFQPVLKNLIAGIQLAITQPIRIDDAVIVEGEWGWIEEITGTYVVIKIWDWRRLIVPLSYFIEQPFQNWTRDGASLIGGVLLYLDHCADIQRIRDRMGEICRESELWDGNVCHLQVNDFRERVMEIRILASARNAPRTYDLRCEIREKLITFIQREMPEALPRTRETVSVDAAHRASSPGIEVVGG
- a CDS encoding alpha-D-glucose phosphate-specific phosphoglucomutase, with protein sequence MTHIRTVSTAPIEGQKPGTSGLRKKTPVFQGHHYLENFIQSIWNGIGGVEGKTLVLGGDGRHFNSQAAQVVLRMAAASGAKKVIVGERALLSTPAASNLIRKRGADGGIILSASHNPGGPEGDFGVKYNAANGGPAPEAITDRIFEATRTITEFKILESQDVGLAGTGTVMLGDMEIEIVDPVADYAELMKEIFDFEAIHALFRSGFTMRFDAMHAVTGPYARMILEEDLGAGPGTVINAIPLPDFGEGHPDPNPIWAKTLMDEMMGDHAPDFGAASDGDGDRNMIVGRHCYVTPSDSLAVLAANATLVPAYAGGLKGVARSMPTSGAVDRVAESLGIDCYATPTGWKFFGNLLDAGRATLCGEESAGTGSDHVREKDGLWAVLFWLNVLAQKQCSVAELMEAHWQQYGRNYYSRHDYEGVDAGAANGLMDHVRDQLATLPGTEVAGMTVTSAEEFAYDDPVDGSRSENQGLQIGFEGGSRLVLRLSGTGTEGATLRVYLEKVETDPASFALDPQEALAPVIAAAEAIAGIRTRTGRTEPDVIT
- a CDS encoding DMT family transporter; the encoded protein is MDTLRAISLMVLGMALLALSDAFIKLSTRAASSGQVMMAIGLGGCCVFLILARLRKLPLRRADAFHPRVLLRNVFEMVGGLGMIIGLSHIPLSVMAAIMQTAPLAVTLGAALFLGESVGWRRWSAIGVGLVGMLMVIRPFGAEFSGWTVFAVVGVIGLAARDLVTRTLPAEIPSVVVSAWGMVSIAPVGLVLMLLSGSAPVFTPPAMLPIAAAVAVTAGGYLAVTTAMRLAEVAAVSPFRYTRLIFTASLGILFFGDRPDGWTYAGAALILTAGLYTFVREHRLLRAQQRDVDRGL